In Miscanthus floridulus cultivar M001 chromosome 8, ASM1932011v1, whole genome shotgun sequence, the sequence AAATCTAGGTAGCTAAAGCTCTTAAAGAGCTCTGACAATAATAGGCGAGCAGTACCTAGAATCTTCAGTCTTTCAGCGAAGGTATAATCTTCCTACCATGCTTTTACATTCATGAATCCATCTTTTCTTTTGCCCATAACAGGATTAAGATTTGCATTCTACAGTATATGCCATAACTGTCATGAAATGAGCGAGGAGTTGCAGATGCGAGAAAGGCGACATACAACACAGAAGCAGAGCTCAATCTGGTACCAGATGAGACAAGGCCACCGCCTGCCATGGATTTATATTGGAAGGAAAATTTGAAACTTCAGAAACTGTAACAGGACTGCTGCTACGTCAGATCGAAGGCGTCAGGTATAGGATTCTTCAGCAAAAGGATATGATACAAATCAGCTGCAGGCTTGGCTCATCTGCGGTGGTGGTAGTGCCTGCTGTCATGCCTGTCTCTGTCTCTATCCCTAGAATGGCGTGACGACATCTCAGAGCTCGAGCTGTAGTGGCCCGAGTACTGCCTGCTGGGGTATGAATGCGGGGTCCAGGCACCATCGTCTGCTGGCACTGGCAGATTATCATAACGAGGCGGGCTTCTCCACACCCTGTCTGAGTGTGACCTCCCTAAGCTTGGGCTCAAAGGCCCATAATCGTGGGAATGGTATCTCGATGAATAATGATCAGCACCGGGAGGTCCTCTGTCATGGTAATCCCTCGAATCCAATGAGTGGTGGCGGCCTGAGGACTGGGGCGGGGCGCTACCCCACAGCCACTGGTCACCATTCTCTGGGATGGGGGCGTTTATTCCAGGGAACTCCACTGTCATCCTTTTCTTAGGTGGGGATGCCTCAGCTTGCTCTGAAAGCTCTCCCTCCTCGTACTCTAGTTTCACCTCACCATCTCCAAATATGGTGATACCAGAAGGTTTATCTTCATCGTCAACCACATCTAAAAAGCACAATCAGTGAGCAACAATATCATGATGAAAACATCTGCTATAAAACTTATGCGATGCCTAATGTAAACAAATACAGACACTTTGAATTCACATGCCATCCTGATGGTGATGCTGTTCACTGTATGACTTCCATATAGGAATGAAGCTAATTGGATTGCAGGTGCGAGTAAGATAAAACGATGTATATAATTGATTGGTCAAACAGGCCTAGTAAAAAAAATGGTTTAAAGAACTAACCCAATGCAACTTTGTGGTTTTCATGGTAATTAAGGTGGTAAGGCGAGGCGTGGCGAGTGACTACCGCCTTACGGTTAAGCGACTAAAGCGTGAGGAGGCGATGCCTTACGAATTTAAGACTTAAAACTGCAGCTTAGAGCAGCAGAtgatgaagaaaaaagaaaaggaaaaaagaaaaagaaaggagtaAGAAGTGGGCTGGCCCAGCCCACCAGGAGGCCCATGTGCCCCTCCCCCTCCTGGAGTGGCTTATCCCAACCCCCTCCTACTCCTCTCTCGTTCTCCACCGTTCCGCCTCCACTCGTCTCCCGGCTTCCCTCCACGGCTCCGCCCCTCTCTCTCCGGATGAGCTGCTCTGCTTCCCTCTCTTCGGATGCGCTGCTCTGCTCCCCTCCCTCGCTGCTTCCCTTTCAGATCTACAGCTGCCGCCCTCCCCTTCCAGATCGAGCAAACGGCGGCCAGGAGATGGCGGAATCGAGCGGAATCGAGCAGACGGCGGAATCGACGAGGAGACGGCGGAATAGAGAGGGCCAGCATCAGAATCAATGAGGAGACGGCGGAATCGAGGGGGCGTCAGCATGCACATAAGGCAACAAGGCACCACCTTACCCCTAAGGCGAGCCTGGAGCGCCCCGACGCTTAAGCGACGATTAAGCGACACCTTAATAACCATGGTGGTTTTCCTTTTAACTAGAGTACTCCAAACTATGAACATCAGAAAAGGAAAGTTTGCATACTTCGCAAATATTAAAATGTATACTGAAGTTGGGCTTACCTAGGTAGCCCGGAGGATACCCTAACTCACGCATTCTATGCAGCCAAGGAGGGGGATCATTTTCCTGCAAAAAATAGTTATACTTACAATGTGATTCTACCATTCTGAattcaaaataaactttgtacagTTAAGTCAATTATTTGTTCAGCATGAGAGATCATTCGAtcccaaaaaaaaatgaaaaacacaTAAGTCACTAGTACTCCTGTAGCAAAATGAATGTCTGCTCAGAGGGCTACCAGATTAAGTGCGACAACAAGTAACTTTGCAGTGTTATTACCACTTTGTTGAGGCTTCTTGCATCATTTGCTAATAGGAAAGTGACTAGGAAAAGCTTATTGCAAATGTTATACCAGCAGGACAACACAACAAATGCAGTTAGTTGCATATAAACATGATGTGGATCTTTCAAGTATGGACATAAAAATCTATTAATCATGGTTGATGGTAAAGAAGACAAAGGGTATTGCACTCCACAAAATTACTTAACCTTGAACAACAGGAACCTCATACAGTTATCCAAACAATAAACACAACACTTGAATAGACAAAAGTTGCTATTTCAACACATATATGCTATTTCATTAAGTGTACAAACATGATGTGCAAAACTAACCGAACTCATATGGGTCATGTATTGAGAGTAATAAACTAATGATTTTCATCTCATGAATGCTAAAATGTAGTAGTATTTCATTGCTAATAGGAATGCAAATAAATGTCATTTTTATCTCACTCTAAATGCATCATAATACTTATTGCACTGGTAGGACAAGTCAAACACAACCATCTTATCAATAAAATCAGGATGTTCAAACTTAGACTGCAACTGATATAGTCATTACCCCGATCCCCAAGCACTGTCTAGTTTCAGGTCCCAGTACTCCAGCTTTCAGATCATCAAATTTGCCAGGCATTTTCTGGTAGTATCGATTTTGTACACGGTTCACATTAGATTGGTTTCTTTTCAAATTATGCTGCTTTCGGGCATTGCTAATTGCAACGTTGTCCCGAGGCTTTGGGCAATCCTTCAGAGCATGGCTATAAGAACCACAATTGAAGCAGCGTGAATCGTCCTTATCCGCCCTGCTGTCAGAGAATCAAGGTGCATCAGTTGTTGGTCCAAGTGAAAATGTAATTACAACATTAACAATGAGAAATTGAGAACGGTCGTCAAAAGCCAAAAATGGAAGTCTATCTTTGGAAGAATAATAACAAAATGCCAGAACAAACAGACAGTGCCATAACAAAAAACTAAGCACACGAATTTTAAGTATTATAGCCAGACAATGGGAGAACAAGATAATGCCACATGAACTATTATCAGCTGTTAAAGGACCATTTCATGCAtaattttgtaatttatctagTAAACAATAACAGTGAGTTACAACTAATTAATAACAAGGCACCCAGACTTGCCACAAGATAAGCAAATGAGGGACAATTTATCCATTAGCCTATTGATTCTGAGTGCATATACATTAATACCGCCAAGATTTTTCCTCTAAACAATTGTAGGGATAAATTTGAGACAATAGCTTAAGTGATAGACCTCTATAACTCTTGTGCTTATCTATCTAGGAAGCTTATCTTAGGAGTAGTTGGAGCATATGTCAGCACCTTATCTTCTTATCTTGCTTTAGCATCTAATTTAGCATCTACTTAGAATATGCTGTAATCCTTTCTTAAGTTGCAAGTTTGCTACTCCTATATGTATCCAATCCTGCCATGGTTTGTGGCATGGCTAAGTAATAGAGAAAATCTGCCCCAAATACCTGTGTCTTTGGCTAACAATAAGCAGATAGATTAAGATACACACATGAAAATGGTTGATTGATGAATATTGAGACAGTAAATATCTAAAAAATTGACAACGATTGAAGCCCCTAAATGGAATGCAGGAAAATCCCTAATTCATGTGGAAGTAGAACATTTTCATGCATAACGGAATTCTGTCAAAATTCGAGCATTCCAAACAGGTCTTAAATGATCAAGAAAAATGGCAATTTCTTTGTAGATGGTGACAATAATGTCAGAGTTCATATCTGGGAGAAGGAAAAAAAACATAAGGAAACTAACAAGCTCCATAGTTTTCTTTACACGTCAGGCAATATCAAGACAACTAAGGACAGTACACATATACACAAAGCAGTTAATAATAAGAGTAAAATTCACCAGTGGTCCCTAAACTTGCACGGCGGTGCTATCTGAGTCCCTA encodes:
- the LOC136477449 gene encoding uncharacterized protein isoform X1; protein product: MASDEFISLEAPCEADAKDEGADVQVKAPDVNGAEPLASELQPEGEAGVVGSNPKPSAGNLDLEEGQVEDMDLTDDDVVVGKDQLLDASIHPMTSVAAVQTVIGFEVKLDKGDGTENAPIFESNSISVEESPSRGVKRARVESKEPSIRVIYSDLTRESKRKLMQLMQQWSEWQARRQHHLKEAVEGTLESGEETYYPALHVGSEKSCAVSFWVDNQARESDTVDDDSVPLYDREFTLGSTPLGDSSNTESRADKDDSRCFNCGSYSHALKDCPKPRDNVAISNARKQHNLKRNQSNVNRVQNRYYQKMPGKFDDLKAGVLGPETRQCLGIGENDPPPWLHRMRELGYPPGYLDVVDDEDKPSGITIFGDGEVKLEYEEGELSEQAEASPPKKRMTVEFPGINAPIPENGDQWLWGSAPPQSSGRHHSLDSRDYHDRGPPGADHYSSRYHSHDYGPLSPSLGRSHSDRVWRSPPRYDNLPVPADDGAWTPHSYPSRQYSGHYSSSSEMSSRHSRDRDRDRHDSRHYHHRR
- the LOC136477449 gene encoding uncharacterized protein isoform X2, whose product is MASDEFISLEAPCEADAKDEGADVQVKAPDVNGAEPLASELQPEGEAGVVGSNPKPSAGNLDLEEGQVEDMDLTDDDVVVGKDQLLDASIHPMTSVAAVQTVIGFEVKLDKGDGTENAPIFESNSISVEESPSRGVKRARVESKEPSIRVIYSDLTRESKRKLMQLMQQWSEWQARRQHHLKEAVEGTLESGEETYYPALHVGSEKSCAVSFWVDNQARESDTVDDDSVPLYDREFTLGSTPLGDSSNTERADKDDSRCFNCGSYSHALKDCPKPRDNVAISNARKQHNLKRNQSNVNRVQNRYYQKMPGKFDDLKAGVLGPETRQCLGIGENDPPPWLHRMRELGYPPGYLDVVDDEDKPSGITIFGDGEVKLEYEEGELSEQAEASPPKKRMTVEFPGINAPIPENGDQWLWGSAPPQSSGRHHSLDSRDYHDRGPPGADHYSSRYHSHDYGPLSPSLGRSHSDRVWRSPPRYDNLPVPADDGAWTPHSYPSRQYSGHYSSSSEMSSRHSRDRDRDRHDSRHYHHRR